One Euwallacea similis isolate ESF13 chromosome 16, ESF131.1, whole genome shotgun sequence DNA segment encodes these proteins:
- the LOC136414046 gene encoding D-beta-hydroxybutyrate dehydrogenase, mitochondrial, giving the protein MMDQQTAWVLALQLVALLSIASAILLYLICKIRGNHDNAISGSTPGAGKPVLVACCDNAIGLQIALHMANRGFRVFAGLKNGCSGSNEDSVPAKVIRSWLKHRESIQGQGNIVPLHLDVTREDLLYESLDIIRAHLPAGEDGIWAVICTNGLAYRSPIAQQDISHWDTILKTNLIGVLRTARTFQNLLKNSSGRILTIGSTDNMGSGLVAYAASRYGVEGASQALSQELSPLGIKVITVNPIGILPELLFSQPKLARKPDSEEVCLEINECLEYQPQVLSRPALEILDIAITTREPRNRYTLEYKYKWSRQLNLCKVY; this is encoded by the exons ATGATGGACCAACAGACGGCCTGGGTTCTAGCCCTTCAGCTAGTAGCCCTCCTGTCCATTGCTAGTGCAATTCTCCTCTATCTGATTTGCAAAATCCGCGGCAATCACGACAACGCAATATCAGGATCCACGCCTGGTGCTGGAAAACCTGTCTTGGTGGCTTGCTGTGATAACGCTATTGGCTTGCAG ATCGCTCTTCATATGGCCAATAGAGGTTTCCGAGTTTTCGCCGGATTAAAGAACGGTTGCTCTGGATCCAACGAAGACTCTGTTCCAGCTAAAGTTATCAGGTCCTGGTTGAAGCATAGGGAAAGCATCCAGGGGCAAGGCAATATAGTACCTCTACATCTTGATGTAACCAGAGAAGATCTTCTTTATGAGTCCCTGGATATCATTAGGGCTCACTTGCCAGCGGGAGAGGACGGGATTTGGGCGGTAATTTGCACCAACGGCTTGGCATACCGAAGCCCCATAGCGCAGCAAGATATATCTCACTGGGACACAATCTTGAAGACTAACCTTATAGGGGTTTTACGTACAGCTAGAACATTCCAgaatttactgaaaaattcCAGTGGACGAATTTTGACTATTGGTAGTACTGATAATATGGGATCTGGATTGGTGGCGTATGCCGCGAGTAG ATATGGAGTAGAGGGAGCCAGCCAAGCTTTAAGCCAAGAACTTTCTCCGTTGGGAATAAAAGTTATTACAGTAAATCCTATAGGAATATTGCCGGAGTTGCTTTTCTCTCAACCAAAGTTAGCAAG GAAACCGGATTCAGAAGAAGTTTGCTTGGAAATTAATGAATGTCTTGAATATCAACCTCAAGTGCTTTCCAGACCGGCTTTGGAAATCCTGGATATTGCAATAACTACCAGAGAACCAAGGAACCGATACACCTTGGAGTACAAGTACAAATGGTCGCGTCAGTTGAATCTATGCAAGGTGTACTGA